One segment of Primulina tabacum isolate GXHZ01 chromosome 14, ASM2559414v2, whole genome shotgun sequence DNA contains the following:
- the LOC142524053 gene encoding putative serine/threonine-protein kinase WNK10 isoform X2 yields the protein MLLKYPRTGGIFSYKGFDEIEGVEVAWSQVTIEDALQSPEHLERLYSEVHLLRTLKHENVIRSYASWVDDEKKTINLITELFTSGSLRQYRKKHKSVNIKAIKNWARQILRGLHYLHTHNPPVIHRDLKCDNIFVNGNHGQVKIGDLGLATIMQQPTARSVIGTPEFMAPELYEEEYNELVDIYSFGMCMLELITCEYPYSECKNQAQIYKKVTSGIKPAALGTVKDPEVKDFIEKCLAPAPQRLSAAELLKGSFLLSDDHKDFTCAPPRISDVSKSMNSVRSDSLLMDVDASYRSLSGSTFAESIVGTCVSTLELQRWNERNEFTLKGENCDGNSVSLNLRIADCSGRVRNVHFVFYLHADTALSLAAEMVEQLDLWKDDVALIAELIDTLVSKLLTNWSTPSESLNGGKNSVDDSATLCSNQIAACDARQHCSNRNLAKETSEHNALSQFMELNSNGRESTGASSQHTLPTSVIEHVEDFGSAEYIVVDKHRNSIRESLMSESIKNSGTSFAGSWNTASSEMDFGVSSLSLVDKENNMCHDLKVELDAINLHYQQRCCELLKMKEEAIENARKKWMLKKISAV from the exons ATGTTGTTGAAATATCCCCGGACAGGCGGTATTTTCAG TTACAAGGGGTTTGATGAAATTGAGGGCGTGGAAGTTGCATGGAGCCAAGTGACTATTGAGGATGCACTGCAGTCCCCCGAACATCTGGAGAGGCTGTATTCTGAGGTTCATCTGTTAAGAACACTGAaacatgaaaatgttattagGTCCTATGCCTCTTGGGTGGATGATGAGAAGAAAACCATTAATCTGATCACCGAGTTATTCACTTCGGGAAGTTTGAGGCA GTACCGAAAGAAGCATAAGAGTGTCAATATAAAGGCCATCAAGAACTGGGCCAGGCAGATCCTCCGTGGGCTACACTATCTCCATACTCACAATCCTCCTGTTATTCACAGGGATTTAAAATGTGATAACATTTTTGTTAACGGAAATCATGGACAAGTTAAAATTGGAGATCTTGGATTGGCTACAATAATGCAACAACCCACTGCCAGAAGTGTTATTG GTACACCGGAATTTATGGCACCAGAGCTATATGAAGAGGAATACAATGAGCTGGTGGACATTTATTCTTTTGGGATGTGCATGTTAGAGTTGATTACCTGTGAATATCCGTACAGCGAATGCAAAAATCAAGCTCAGATATACAAGAAGGTTACTTCT ggtATAAAGCCTGCTGCCCTTGGAACAGTGAAGGATCCTGAAGTGAAAGATTTCATTGAAAAATGTTTGGCTCCAGCTCCTCAGAGGTTAAGTGCTGCTGAGCTCTTGAAAGGATCATTCCTTTTGTCTGACGATCACAAGGATTTCACTTGTGCACCTCCACGGATTTCTGATGTGTCCAAATCAATGAACTCAGTAAGATCTGATTCTCTTCTGATGGACGTTGACGCATCTTACAGATCGCTATCAGGTAGCACTTTTGCTGAAAGCATTGTTGGAACATGTGTCTCAACTCTTGAACTTCAGAGATGGAATGAGAGAAACGAATTTACCTTAAAAGGGGAGAACTGTGACGGTAATTCAGTGTCTTTAAACTTGAGGATTGCTGACTGTTCTG GTCGGGTGAGGAATGTTCACTTCGTATTTTATCTTCACGCTGATACAGCACTTTCACTTGCTGCGGAGATGGTTGAACAGCTTGATTTGTGGAAAGATGATGTTGCTTTGATAGCTGAGTTGATCGACACTTTAGTTTCAAAACTTCTAACCAACTGGAGTACACCATCTGAAAGTTTGAATGGGGGGAAAAATTCTGTCGATGACTCTGCTACACTTTGCAGTAACCAAATTGCTGCCTGTGATGCTAGACAACATTGTTCAAACAGGAATCTTGCTAAAGAAACTAGTGAGCACAACGCATTATCACAGTTCATGGAATTGAATAGCAACGGTAGAGAATCAACTGGAGCATCGTCCCAACACACCTTACCGACTTCTGTTATCGAGCATGTGGAAGATTTCGGATCAGCTGAATATATTGTTGTTGACAAACATAGAAATAGCATCAGGGAGTCCTTGATGAGTGAAAGCATAAAAAATTCAGGGACATCTTTTGCAGGTTCTTGGAACACAGCATCCAGTGAGATGGATTTCGGTGTTTCTTCTCTTTCTCTGGTGGACAAAGAAAACAATATGTGCCATGATCTGAAGGTGGAGCTTGATGCCATCAATTTGCATTATCAGCAGCGTTGCTGTGAACTTCTGAAGATGAAAGAGGAGGCAATTGAAAATGCCAGAAAGAAGTGGATGCTGAAGAAGATATCAGCTGTTTAG
- the LOC142524053 gene encoding putative serine/threonine-protein kinase WNK10 isoform X1 — protein sequence MDCVNNDYLKQKLDKKIKIEAVDSDVVEISPDRRYFQYNEILGRGAFKNVYKGFDEIEGVEVAWSQVTIEDALQSPEHLERLYSEVHLLRTLKHENVIRSYASWVDDEKKTINLITELFTSGSLRQYRKKHKSVNIKAIKNWARQILRGLHYLHTHNPPVIHRDLKCDNIFVNGNHGQVKIGDLGLATIMQQPTARSVIGTPEFMAPELYEEEYNELVDIYSFGMCMLELITCEYPYSECKNQAQIYKKVTSGIKPAALGTVKDPEVKDFIEKCLAPAPQRLSAAELLKGSFLLSDDHKDFTCAPPRISDVSKSMNSVRSDSLLMDVDASYRSLSGSTFAESIVGTCVSTLELQRWNERNEFTLKGENCDGNSVSLNLRIADCSGRVRNVHFVFYLHADTALSLAAEMVEQLDLWKDDVALIAELIDTLVSKLLTNWSTPSESLNGGKNSVDDSATLCSNQIAACDARQHCSNRNLAKETSEHNALSQFMELNSNGRESTGASSQHTLPTSVIEHVEDFGSAEYIVVDKHRNSIRESLMSESIKNSGTSFAGSWNTASSEMDFGVSSLSLVDKENNMCHDLKVELDAINLHYQQRCCELLKMKEEAIENARKKWMLKKISAV from the exons ATGGATTGTGTGAATAACGATTACCTGAAGCAGAAATTGGATAAGAAAATAAAGATTGAGGCTGTAGATTCTGATGTTGTTGAAATATCCCCGGACAGGCGGTATTTTCAG TATAATGAAATCCTGGGAAGGGGAGCATTCAAGAATGT TTACAAGGGGTTTGATGAAATTGAGGGCGTGGAAGTTGCATGGAGCCAAGTGACTATTGAGGATGCACTGCAGTCCCCCGAACATCTGGAGAGGCTGTATTCTGAGGTTCATCTGTTAAGAACACTGAaacatgaaaatgttattagGTCCTATGCCTCTTGGGTGGATGATGAGAAGAAAACCATTAATCTGATCACCGAGTTATTCACTTCGGGAAGTTTGAGGCA GTACCGAAAGAAGCATAAGAGTGTCAATATAAAGGCCATCAAGAACTGGGCCAGGCAGATCCTCCGTGGGCTACACTATCTCCATACTCACAATCCTCCTGTTATTCACAGGGATTTAAAATGTGATAACATTTTTGTTAACGGAAATCATGGACAAGTTAAAATTGGAGATCTTGGATTGGCTACAATAATGCAACAACCCACTGCCAGAAGTGTTATTG GTACACCGGAATTTATGGCACCAGAGCTATATGAAGAGGAATACAATGAGCTGGTGGACATTTATTCTTTTGGGATGTGCATGTTAGAGTTGATTACCTGTGAATATCCGTACAGCGAATGCAAAAATCAAGCTCAGATATACAAGAAGGTTACTTCT ggtATAAAGCCTGCTGCCCTTGGAACAGTGAAGGATCCTGAAGTGAAAGATTTCATTGAAAAATGTTTGGCTCCAGCTCCTCAGAGGTTAAGTGCTGCTGAGCTCTTGAAAGGATCATTCCTTTTGTCTGACGATCACAAGGATTTCACTTGTGCACCTCCACGGATTTCTGATGTGTCCAAATCAATGAACTCAGTAAGATCTGATTCTCTTCTGATGGACGTTGACGCATCTTACAGATCGCTATCAGGTAGCACTTTTGCTGAAAGCATTGTTGGAACATGTGTCTCAACTCTTGAACTTCAGAGATGGAATGAGAGAAACGAATTTACCTTAAAAGGGGAGAACTGTGACGGTAATTCAGTGTCTTTAAACTTGAGGATTGCTGACTGTTCTG GTCGGGTGAGGAATGTTCACTTCGTATTTTATCTTCACGCTGATACAGCACTTTCACTTGCTGCGGAGATGGTTGAACAGCTTGATTTGTGGAAAGATGATGTTGCTTTGATAGCTGAGTTGATCGACACTTTAGTTTCAAAACTTCTAACCAACTGGAGTACACCATCTGAAAGTTTGAATGGGGGGAAAAATTCTGTCGATGACTCTGCTACACTTTGCAGTAACCAAATTGCTGCCTGTGATGCTAGACAACATTGTTCAAACAGGAATCTTGCTAAAGAAACTAGTGAGCACAACGCATTATCACAGTTCATGGAATTGAATAGCAACGGTAGAGAATCAACTGGAGCATCGTCCCAACACACCTTACCGACTTCTGTTATCGAGCATGTGGAAGATTTCGGATCAGCTGAATATATTGTTGTTGACAAACATAGAAATAGCATCAGGGAGTCCTTGATGAGTGAAAGCATAAAAAATTCAGGGACATCTTTTGCAGGTTCTTGGAACACAGCATCCAGTGAGATGGATTTCGGTGTTTCTTCTCTTTCTCTGGTGGACAAAGAAAACAATATGTGCCATGATCTGAAGGTGGAGCTTGATGCCATCAATTTGCATTATCAGCAGCGTTGCTGTGAACTTCTGAAGATGAAAGAGGAGGCAATTGAAAATGCCAGAAAGAAGTGGATGCTGAAGAAGATATCAGCTGTTTAG
- the LOC142525168 gene encoding uncharacterized protein LOC142525168 has protein sequence MANLYVQAAPPTDLNRNTEWFMYPGVWTTYILVLFFSWLVVLSVFGCSTGVAWTTVHLFHFVVTYHFFHWKKGTPFSDDQGIYNRLTWWEQIDNGKQLTRNRKFLTVVPVVLYLIALHTTNYQYPVIFFDTLAVFILVVAKFPHMHKVRIFGINADQ, from the exons ATGGCGAATTTGTATGTGCAGGCAGCGCCGCCGACGGATCTGAATCGGAATACGGAGTGGTTCATGTATCCTGGTGTATGGACCACCTACATCCTCGTATTATTCTTCTCATGGCTGGTCGTGCTCTCGGTGTTCGGGTGTTCTACGGGCGTGGCGTGGACAACTGTTCATCTCTTCCATTTCGTT GTCACCTATCACTTCTTTCATTGGAAGAAGGGAACACCATTTTCAGATGATCAGGGTATCTACAATAGATTGACTTGGTGGGAGCAAATTGATAATGGGAAACAGCTCACCCGTAATAGGAAGTTTTTAACGGTCGTGCCCGTTGTTCT GTACTTGATAGCCTTGCATACAACCAACTATCAATACCCTGTGATCTTCTTCGATACACTGGCAGTTTTTATTCTCGTGGTTGCCAAGTTCCCACATATGCACAAAGTTCGTATCTTTGGTATCAATGCTGATCAATAA
- the LOC142525394 gene encoding dof zinc finger protein DOF4.6-like yields the protein MDTAQWPQDIVVKPMEEIATNTCLNERKVRPHKAQALNCPRCNSTNTKFCYYNNYSLSQPRYFCKTCRRFWTEGGSLRNIPVGGGSRKNKRSSSNSISSKNLVAVPTPDQIPENPNKIQDQAQDLNLEFSTIITPHDFKTITELIQVPRFKHQVKELQNNPSSSTNSSALELLNGITSTSKVLMNPSFMSMPIIDPNTVYSSGFSLPEFKPSLSFSLDGLGGNYGGFQGVQETNGKLLFPYQDLNKKVSANTEDADEHNTSGQIGDSTGYWNGMIGSGTDGTW from the exons ATGGATACTGCTCAATGGCCACAG GATATAGTGGTAAAACCAATGGAAGAAATAGCCACAAATACATGCCTAAATGAAAGGAAAGTGAGACCtcacaaagcacaagccttgAATTGTCCGAGATGCAATTCTACCAACACAAAGTTTTGTTATTACAATAACTACAGTCTCTCGCAGCCAAGATATTTCTGCAAGACATGTAGGAGATTTTGGACTGAAGGTGGATCTTTAAGAAATATTCCAGTCGGAGGAGGTTCAAGAAAGAACAAAAGATCTTCGTCTAATTCGATTTCGTCGAAGAATCTAGTAGCTGTGCCAACTCCTGATCAAATCCCAGAAAACCCTAACAAAATCCAAGACCAAGCTCAAGATCTCAACTTGGAATTTTCCACAATAATTACTCCTCATGATTTCAAGACCATAACTGAGCTCATCCAAGTCCCAAGATTCAAACATCAAGTTAAAGAATTGCAGAACAACCCTTCTTCTAGCACCAACTCATCAGCTCTGGAACTGTTGAATGGGATCACAAGCACTTCAAAGGTTCTGATGAATCCAAGCTTCATGAGTATGCCTATAATTGATCCAAACACAGTTTACTCATCAGGATTTTCCTTGCCTGAATTCAAACCTTCTCTCAGTTTCTCCTTGGATGGACTTGGAGGTAATTATGGAGGCTTTCAAGGGGTACAAGAGACAAATGGCAAACTTCTTTTCCCATATCAAGATCTGAATAAGAAGGTATCAGCAAACACGGAAGATGCTGATGAGCATAATACATCAGGTCAAATTGGAGATTCTACTGGATATTGGAATGGAATGATAGGTAGTGGTACTGATGGAACATGGTAA
- the LOC142524436 gene encoding protein yippee-like At4g27745 yields MAEMIGPRLYSCCNCRNHVALHDDVISKAFQGRNGRAFLFSHAMNISLGPKEDRRLMTGLHTVADVFCSDCHEELGWKYEKAYEETQKYKEGKIILEKSKIVKENW; encoded by the exons ATGGCTGAAATGATTGGTCCGAGGTTGTACAGTTGCTGCAATTGTAGAAATCATGTTGCCCTTCATGATGATGTAATCTCTAAAGCATTTCAG GGAAGAAATGGTCGAGCATTTCTGTTCTCCCACGCTATGAACATTTCTTTGGGGCCCAAAGAAGATAGGCGGCTGATGACCGGCCTTCATACAGTAGCGGATGTCTTTTGCTCCGACTGTCATGAGGAATTGGGGTGGAAATACGAGAAAGCTTATGAGGAAACTCAAAAGTACAAGGAAGGAAAAATCATTCTAGAAAAATCGAAAATCGTTAAAGAGAACTGGTAG